One segment of Cardiocondyla obscurior isolate alpha-2009 linkage group LG15, Cobs3.1, whole genome shotgun sequence DNA contains the following:
- the LOC139108323 gene encoding hexosaminidase D isoform X2, translating into MTRLRGRASLMVVATISFVLLVVIYHILSNEIDEISSGKINARLRAEDVDPPDATAPLFKGHKIVHLDLKGAPPKMSYYSYLFPLLRKLGATGVLVEYEDMFPFADSIEDIRAGNSYSRKDIAQIQNIAKSHQLTVIPLIQTFGHMEFVLKLDNYKDLREVPRYPQVLCPTYNKTLPLIYEMINQVVSAHPTSKYLHIGADEVYQIGECSRCLDIMAKKQWGKRQLFLDHVSAVVRYIKERYPELTVLMWDDEFREISAQEIIDRGLHSMIEPVIWKYTTDPGTTLTDQLWEGYATVWKQVWVATAFKGATSPDRYYTDISYHMENHQRWLEIIQKYSNQITFKGVMLTGWQRYDHFSVLCELLPVGLPSLAINLAILQASDVNGFPVELPDRISEALQCDGIISLSIPEPQYGWTKCSFQGVSVYATMLRLYSLTQEIMKMEQDNTYKGWLKPYNIKYSFASPSYVERAVTDLDRHRMEIMYIEKEMRIAMEDIYDNYTIQEWLDTYIAPLNEKLNKLSEIKEKLLERNTWPKRPLTKSDL; encoded by the exons ATGACGCGTCTCCGGGGTCGCGCGTCGCTGATGGTCGTCGCAACGATCAGCTTCGTCCTTCTGGTCGTCATATACCACATCCTGAGTAACGAGATCGACGAGATATCGTCGGGCAAGATCAACGCGCGTTTGAGAGCCGAGGATGTGGACCCCCCAG ACGCCACTGCACCGCTGTTCAAGGGCCATAAGATCGTCCACCTCGATCTGAAAGGAGCTCCTCCAAAGATGAGCTATTACAGCTACCTGTTTCCCCTGCTGCGGAAGCTGGGAGCCACCGGCGTCCTCGTCGAGTACGAGGACATGTTCCCGTTTGCCGACAGCATCGAGGACATCCGCGCCGGGAACTCTTATTCTAGAAAGGACATTGCGCAGATTCAAAACATAGCCAAAAGCCATCAATTGACCGTCATACCGCTGATACAAACCTTTGGTCACATGGAGTTCGTTCTCAAGCTGGACAATTACAAGGACTTGAGAGAAGTTCCGCGTTATCCTCAAGTCTTGTGCCCTACGTATAATAAGACCCTACCTTTAATCTATGAAATGATAAATCAAGTCGTATCCGCTCATCCGACGTCGAAATATTTGCATATAGGTGCGGACGAAGTTTATCAAATAGGAGAATGCTCGAGATGCCTGGATattatggccaaaaaacagtGGGGCAAACGACAGTTGTTCCTGGACCACGTCTCCGCGGTAGTCAGATATATCAAAGAGAGGTACCCGGAGCTAACTGTACTTATGTGGGACGACGAGTTCCGCGAAATATCGGCGCAGGAGATCATCGACAGGGGCCTGCACTCGATGATAGAGCCTGTTATTTGGAAGTACACTACCGATCCCGGGACAACCCTAACGGATCAGCTGTGGGAAGGTTACGCCACGGTGTGGAAGCAAGTTTGGGTCGCGACAGCGTTTAAAGGAGCCACTTCGCCTGATAGATATTACACAGATATTTCATATCACATGGAGAATCACCAACGTTGGTTGGAAATCATTCAAAAGTACTCTAATCAAATCACATTCAAAGGCGTCATGTTGACTGGATGGCAGAGATACGATCACTTCAGTGTCCTTTGCGAATTACTGCCGGTAGGACTGCCATCTCTTGCCATTAATTTAGCTATATTACAAGCCTCGGACGTAAACGGCTTTCCCGTTGAATTACCTGACCGTATATCCGAAGCTTTACAATGCGACGGTATTATTTCGTTAAGTATCCCAGAGCCACAATACGGCTGGACCAAATGCAGCTTCCAAGGCGTGTCGGTGTACGCGACTATGTTACGTCTTTACTCCCTGACGCAAGAAATAATGAAGATGGAGCAGGATAATACCTACAAAGGGTGGTTAAAACCGTACAACATTAAATACTCTTTCGCGAGTCCTAGTTACGTCGAGCGTGCGGTTACCGATTTGGACAGACATAGAATGGAAATAATGTACATCGAGAAAGAGATGCGTATAGCCATGGAAGACATTTATGACAATTATACGATACAAGAATGGCTTGACACGTATATCGCGCCTCTAAATGAAAAGCTCAATAAATTGTcggaaattaaagaaaaacttttgGAGAGAAATACATGGCCAAAGAGACCTCTGACGAAATCAGATTTATAG
- the LOC139108323 gene encoding hexosaminidase D isoform X1: MTRLRGRASLMVVATISFVLLVVIYHILSNEIDEISSGKINARLRAEDVDPPGEVPDGPQGAAKGRTTDATAPLFKGHKIVHLDLKGAPPKMSYYSYLFPLLRKLGATGVLVEYEDMFPFADSIEDIRAGNSYSRKDIAQIQNIAKSHQLTVIPLIQTFGHMEFVLKLDNYKDLREVPRYPQVLCPTYNKTLPLIYEMINQVVSAHPTSKYLHIGADEVYQIGECSRCLDIMAKKQWGKRQLFLDHVSAVVRYIKERYPELTVLMWDDEFREISAQEIIDRGLHSMIEPVIWKYTTDPGTTLTDQLWEGYATVWKQVWVATAFKGATSPDRYYTDISYHMENHQRWLEIIQKYSNQITFKGVMLTGWQRYDHFSVLCELLPVGLPSLAINLAILQASDVNGFPVELPDRISEALQCDGIISLSIPEPQYGWTKCSFQGVSVYATMLRLYSLTQEIMKMEQDNTYKGWLKPYNIKYSFASPSYVERAVTDLDRHRMEIMYIEKEMRIAMEDIYDNYTIQEWLDTYIAPLNEKLNKLSEIKEKLLERNTWPKRPLTKSDL, from the exons ATGACGCGTCTCCGGGGTCGCGCGTCGCTGATGGTCGTCGCAACGATCAGCTTCGTCCTTCTGGTCGTCATATACCACATCCTGAGTAACGAGATCGACGAGATATCGTCGGGCAAGATCAACGCGCGTTTGAGAGCCGAGGATGTGGACCCCCCAGGTGAAGTCCCCGACGGCCCTCAGGGCGCTGCCAAAGGGCGGACGACGG ACGCCACTGCACCGCTGTTCAAGGGCCATAAGATCGTCCACCTCGATCTGAAAGGAGCTCCTCCAAAGATGAGCTATTACAGCTACCTGTTTCCCCTGCTGCGGAAGCTGGGAGCCACCGGCGTCCTCGTCGAGTACGAGGACATGTTCCCGTTTGCCGACAGCATCGAGGACATCCGCGCCGGGAACTCTTATTCTAGAAAGGACATTGCGCAGATTCAAAACATAGCCAAAAGCCATCAATTGACCGTCATACCGCTGATACAAACCTTTGGTCACATGGAGTTCGTTCTCAAGCTGGACAATTACAAGGACTTGAGAGAAGTTCCGCGTTATCCTCAAGTCTTGTGCCCTACGTATAATAAGACCCTACCTTTAATCTATGAAATGATAAATCAAGTCGTATCCGCTCATCCGACGTCGAAATATTTGCATATAGGTGCGGACGAAGTTTATCAAATAGGAGAATGCTCGAGATGCCTGGATattatggccaaaaaacagtGGGGCAAACGACAGTTGTTCCTGGACCACGTCTCCGCGGTAGTCAGATATATCAAAGAGAGGTACCCGGAGCTAACTGTACTTATGTGGGACGACGAGTTCCGCGAAATATCGGCGCAGGAGATCATCGACAGGGGCCTGCACTCGATGATAGAGCCTGTTATTTGGAAGTACACTACCGATCCCGGGACAACCCTAACGGATCAGCTGTGGGAAGGTTACGCCACGGTGTGGAAGCAAGTTTGGGTCGCGACAGCGTTTAAAGGAGCCACTTCGCCTGATAGATATTACACAGATATTTCATATCACATGGAGAATCACCAACGTTGGTTGGAAATCATTCAAAAGTACTCTAATCAAATCACATTCAAAGGCGTCATGTTGACTGGATGGCAGAGATACGATCACTTCAGTGTCCTTTGCGAATTACTGCCGGTAGGACTGCCATCTCTTGCCATTAATTTAGCTATATTACAAGCCTCGGACGTAAACGGCTTTCCCGTTGAATTACCTGACCGTATATCCGAAGCTTTACAATGCGACGGTATTATTTCGTTAAGTATCCCAGAGCCACAATACGGCTGGACCAAATGCAGCTTCCAAGGCGTGTCGGTGTACGCGACTATGTTACGTCTTTACTCCCTGACGCAAGAAATAATGAAGATGGAGCAGGATAATACCTACAAAGGGTGGTTAAAACCGTACAACATTAAATACTCTTTCGCGAGTCCTAGTTACGTCGAGCGTGCGGTTACCGATTTGGACAGACATAGAATGGAAATAATGTACATCGAGAAAGAGATGCGTATAGCCATGGAAGACATTTATGACAATTATACGATACAAGAATGGCTTGACACGTATATCGCGCCTCTAAATGAAAAGCTCAATAAATTGTcggaaattaaagaaaaacttttgGAGAGAAATACATGGCCAAAGAGACCTCTGACGAAATCAGATTTATAG